Proteins from a genomic interval of Trachemys scripta elegans isolate TJP31775 chromosome 25, CAS_Tse_1.0, whole genome shotgun sequence:
- the LOC117870034 gene encoding zinc finger protein 135-like has product MGSENGEWKLQQMDAEQAGPDRVLLQRAKGNVSRRLEQGQSCESRHRPARQWTKQPGGKSVNCQATHKDLKGTTGQHGVLAGERKNPCTKYGKNFRRRSHLINHERIHTAERSYECSECGKSFNKRSNLIRHQKNHKGEKPYKCCECGKSFNESSILITHQRIHTGERPYECWECGKTFVQRSALMRHQRIHTGERPHECGRCGKNFTQRSDLNSHQRIHTGERPYECGECGKTFIQSSDLISHQRIHTGERPYECGECGKNFTRRSHLISHQRIHTGERPYECHECGKSFSESSNLIRHQRVHKGERPYECCECGKSFTQRSALTSHQRIHTGERPYGCCECRKTFAQHSALVTHQRIHTGERPYGCSECGKSFTHSSDLISHQRIHTGERPYECCECGKSFSQRSHLITHQGIHRGERPYACSECGKTFTRRSNLITHQKIHKGNHQPR; this is encoded by the coding sequence ATGGGGAGTGAGAACGGGGAGTGGAAGCTTCAGCAGATGGACGCTGAGCAAGCGGGACCAGACAGGGTGTTATTGCAAAGAGCCAAAGGGAATGTGTCCAGACGTCTTGAGCAAGGACAATCTTGTGAGAGTCGGCACAGGCCAGCAAGGCAGTGGACAAAGCAGCCAGGGGGTAAATCCGTTAATTGTCAGGCAACTCACAAAGACCTCAAGGGAACCACAGGCCAGCACGGAGTCCTCGCAGGCGAGAGAAAAAATCCATGCACCAAGTATGGGAAAAACTTCCGTAGACGCTCGCACCTTATTAATCATGAGAGAATCCATACGGCAGAGAGATCTTATGAATGCagcgagtgcgggaaaagcttcaataaGCGTTCAAACCTGATTAGACATCAGAAAAACCACAagggagagaaaccctacaaatgctgcgagtgcgggaaaagcttcaatgaGAGCTCAATTCTCATtacgcatcagagaatccacacaggggagaggccctatgaatgctgggagtgcgggaaaaccttcgTGCAGCGCTCAGCGCTTATGagacaccagagaatccacactgggGAGAGACCTCATGAATGCGGGAGGTGCGGGAAAAACTTTACTCAGCGCTCAGACCTTAATAGTCATCagcgaatccacacaggggagaggccttATGAATGCGgggagtgtgggaaaaccttcattCAGAGCTCAGACCTTATTAGTCATCAacgaatccacacaggggagaggccctatgaatgcggggagtgtgggaaaaacttcactcGGCGCTCACACCTCATTAGTCACCAGAGAATCCATACCGGAGAGCGACCCTATGAGTGCCACGaatgcgggaaaagcttcagtgagAGCTCAAACCTTATCAGACACCAAAGAGTCCACAAGGGGGAGCggccctatgaatgctgtgagtgcgggaaaagcttcactcagcgCTCAGCCCTTACgtcacatcagagaatccacacgggggagAGACCCTATGGATGCTGCGAGTGCAGGAAAACCTTTGCTCAGCATTCAGCCCTTgttacacatcagagaatccacacgggggagAGGCCCTATGGATgcagtgagtgcgggaaaagcttcactcataGCTCAGACCTTATTagtcatcagagaatccacacaggagagagaccgtatgaatgctgtgagtgcgggaaaagcttctcTCAGCGCTCACACCTTATTACTCATCAGGGAATCCACAGGGGGGAGAGACCCTACGcctgctctgagtgcgggaaaaccttcacGCGGCGTTCAAACCTTATTACCCATCAGAAGATCCACAAGGGAAATCATCAACCACGGTAG